A stretch of Rhinoderma darwinii isolate aRhiDar2 chromosome 4, aRhiDar2.hap1, whole genome shotgun sequence DNA encodes these proteins:
- the LOC142759627 gene encoding taste receptor type 2 member 8-like: protein MYTEELVLLYVTFLAVIIGLMINGFIVTVNLFLWIKRQAIQTINVLITGLGLVRIVLLSVYTQEFFYFISGRSLIQSYVINEYGFTFIVSMNFCNLWWGSVLCVFYCVKITTYNNRLFMRLKMNISKVVPWLLLISLVISFLSSLPYKWVLFSFHVVNGTDDGNGNMEINVVNMFLIDFAGSIIPFMIFCVSIYLIILSLLKHTRNMNSRDSGFSDAQRDIHLSVIRNMISFLLFNALYFATYIMYALSVHLKIPALNSFCNICIIACTSLHSISFIISNRELKISFLVVFSCTCLGNFKKQTP from the coding sequence ATGTATACTGAAGAATTGGTTCTTCTCTATGTTACTTTCCTCGCAGTCATCATCGGGTTAATGATAAATGGATTTATTGTCACAGTAAACTTGTTCTTGTGGATAAAACGTCAAGCCATCCAAACCATCAATGTTCTTATTACTGGTTTGGGACTGGTGAGGATCGTGCTGCTAAGTGTATATAcacaagaatttttttatttcatatctgGTCGGTCACTGATCCAAAGTTATGTGATTAATGAATATGGATTCACCTTTATAGTGTCTATGAACTTCTGCAATCTGTGGTGGGGCTCGGTGCTTTGTGTCTTCTACTGTGTGAAGATCACGACCTACAACAACAGACTTTTCATGAGACTCAAGATGAACATCTCCAAGGTGGTCCCCTGGCTGCTTCTCATCTCACTGGTCATCTCCTTTCTCTCCAGTTTGCCTTATAAATGGGTTCTCTTTTCTTTTCATGTTGTTAATGGCACCGACGATGGAAATGGAAACATGGAAATAAATGTAGTCAATATGTTTCTCATTGACTTTGCTGGATCCATCATACCATTCATGATATTTTGTGTTTCCATTTATCTGATCATTTTGTCGCTTCTGAAACACACCAGAAATATGAACAGCAGAGATTCCGGCTTCAGTGACGCTCAACGAGACATTCACCTCAGTGTCATTCGGAACATGATCTCTTTTCTCTTGTTTAATGCTCTGTATTTTGCAACTTACATCATGTATGCTCTAAGTGTACATTTAAAAATCCCTGCACTAAATTCATTCTGTAATATTTGTATTATTGCATGCACAAGTCTACACTCTATTTCTTTCATTATCAGCAATCGCGAGTTAAAAATTTCCTTCCTTGTTGTGTTCTCTTGTACCTGTTTAggaaattttaaaaaacaaaccccCTGA